One window of the Anguilla rostrata isolate EN2019 chromosome 13, ASM1855537v3, whole genome shotgun sequence genome contains the following:
- the LOC135238064 gene encoding insulin-like growth factor-binding protein 5, with protein MPLLSNLLAILALLLLSMQDFRTLAAHLGSQKSCPSCREPSATSRGPKDQAAEVSTSVLALGEPCGVYTLSCARGLRCVPPPKESSPLQALLQGKGVCSKNHTVRPPQRPPLSGVDTTFDELEKGPCRKRQNAVLQRLELTVFQPNPDIYIPNCDTRGFYRRKQCRSSKQMQRGHCWCVDEDGRLLPSHSRENGTVQCGSQ; from the exons ATGCCTCTCCTCTCCAACCTGCTGGCCATTCTGGCCCTGTTGCTGCTCTCGATGCAAGACTTCCGGACCCTGGCCGCTCATCTGGGCTCCCAGAAGTCCTGCCCATCCTGCAGGGAGCCATCCGCCACCAGCAGGGGCCCCAAAGACCAGGCGGCGGAGGTGAGCACCTCGGTCCTGGCCCTGGGCGAGCCCTGCGGGGTGTACACCCTCAGCTGCGCTAGGGGGCTGAGGTGCGTGCCCCCGCCCAAGGAGAGCAGCCCCctgcaggctctgctgcagggaAAGGGCGTCTGCTCCAAGAACCACACCGTCAGGCCCCCTCAGAGGCCCCCCCTCTCAG gcGTAGATACAACCTTCGATGAGCTAGAAAAG GGCCCCTGTCGAAAGCGGCAGAATGCGGTGCTGCAGCGTCTGGAACTCACTGTTTTCCAGCCCAACCCTGACATCTACATCCCCAACTGTGACACTCGCGGGTTTTACAGGAGAAAGCAG tGCCGGTCGTCCAAGCAAATGCAGCGTGGCCACTGCTGGTGTGTGGACGAGGACGGCAGACTCCTGCCGTCACACAGCAGGGAAAATGGCACGGTGCAGTGCGGTAGCCAatga